Proteins from a genomic interval of Xiphophorus maculatus strain JP 163 A chromosome 7, X_maculatus-5.0-male, whole genome shotgun sequence:
- the march4 gene encoding E3 ubiquitin-protein ligase MARCH4: MQRSRGMLKSRCCVLLGDLRVLLLGPRAPPTPLPPLTPMSGQASESHEASVTVTVPDNNNTLTRSHQQQQQNGGDRTVPSAAGAAGAPGGERPVGGWVDAAELSAALRGCSSSSDDCSKGKLEERFSLTSYTESGFRTPVCRICFQGPEHGELLSPCRCSGSVRCTHQPCLIKWISERGSWACELCYYKYQVIAISTKNPLQWQAISLTVIEKVQIAAAILGSLFLMASISWLVWSSFSPSARWQRQDLLFQICYGMYGFMDVVCIALIVHEGPSVFRIFHRWQAVNQQWKVLNYDKSLDSDDLKEAVVDRTLSQPSQGYQNGIGVSASNSSLMVVASTANGSTSTAVVMAEGELGAHLDPESGTTVPDQHCPYNILHLLSHLRQPEARSQPSNSTRELVMRVTTV, translated from the exons ATGCAGCGCAGCCGGGGCATGCTGAAGAGCCGCTGCTGCGTCCTGCTTGGTGACCTGAGGGTGCTCCTTCTCGGGCCACGGGCACCGCCGACGCCGCTGCCTCCGCTGACCCCCATGAGCGGCCAAGCTTCGGAAAGCCATGAGGCGAGCGTCACTGTCACCGTCCCCGACAACAACAACACCCTAACGCGGagccaccagcagcagcagcagaacggAGGCGACCGGACTGTGCCGTCTGCGGCCGGAGCCGCCGGGGCCCCGGGCGGAGAGCGGCCGGTTGGGGGCTGGGTGGATGCCGCCGAGCTGTCCGCGGCTCTTCGCGGCTGTAGCAGCTCTTCTGATGACTGCTCAAAGGGGAAGCTGGAGGAGAGGTTCTCTCTTACCAGCTACACGGAGAGTGGCTTCAGGACGCCTGTCTGCAGGATCTGCTTCCAGGGACCAGAGCAT GGAGAGCTCCTGAGCCCGTGTCGCTGCAGTGGGTCGGTACGCTGCACCCACCAGCCATGTCTCATCAAATGGATCAGCGAGAGAGGCTCCTGGGCCTGCGAGCTCTGTTACTACAAATATCAGGTCATTGCCATCAGCACCAAGAACCCATTACAG TGGCAGGCCATCTCCCTGACTGTGATAGAGAAAGTGCAGATAGCAGCAGCCATATTGGGTTCCTTATTCTTGATGGCGAGTATCTCCTGGCTGGTCTGGTCCTCTTTCAGCCCGTCGGCTCGCTGGCAGCGCCAAGACCTGCTTTTCCAGATATGCTACGGCATGTACGGCTTCATGGATGTCGTCTGCATCG CGTTAATTGTCCACGAGGGACCCTCTGTGTTTCGCATCTTCCACCGCTGGCAGGCCGTCAACCAGCAGTGGAAGGTTCTGAACTATGACAAATCGCTGGACAGCGACGACCTGAAGGAAGCTGTGGTGGACAGGACTCTGTCTCAGCCCAGTCAGGGCTACCAGAATGGGATAGGAGTGTCCGCCTCCAACTCCTCCTTGATGGTGGTGGCCTCTACAGCCAACGGCTCCACTTCCACAGCCGTGGTGATGGCCGAGGGGGAACTGGGAGCGCACCTAGACCCCGAAAGCGGCACCACGGTGCCAGACCAACACTGTCCCTACAACATCCTCCACCTACTCAGCCACCTGAGGCAGCCAGAGGCCCGCAGCCAACCCAGCAATAGCACAAGAGAGCTGGTCATGAGAGTCACCACAGTCTGA